One window of the Acinonyx jubatus isolate Ajub_Pintada_27869175 chromosome A2, VMU_Ajub_asm_v1.0, whole genome shotgun sequence genome contains the following:
- the CA2H3orf84 gene encoding uncharacterized protein C3orf84 homolog isoform X9 has product MQSALVGSWEPAQQHFFSKHDNRTSFDKGPYCLLQGIGRRKDLEHLWQRHTFLRWAPCELELSQQRPLESSYQANFRSGPGLSDLPQRLVHFVQIQPPRTSTTYQQNFCQPSQGGHCGSNNVGPVTNTLPDLPGIPRPKLLQHYLHAGVSECLNWSRALNKDG; this is encoded by the exons ATGCAAAGTGCTTTAGTAGGATCCTGG GAGCCAGCACAGCAACACTTCTTCTCCAAGCATGACAACCGTACTTCTTTCGACAAA GGCCCCTACTGCCTGCTGCAGGGAATCGGAAGGCGAAAAGACCTGGAGCACCTGTGGCAGCGGCACACCTTCCTGCGCTGGGCACCCTGTGAGCTGGAGTTGAGCCAGCAGCGGCCCCTTGAATCCTCCTACCAGGCCAATTTCCGGTCAGGCCCTGGACTCAGTGACCTCCCCCAGCGCCTTGTCCACTTTGTGCAGATCCAGCCTCCCCGTACCAGCACCACCTATCAGCAGAACTTCTGCCAACCATCCCAGGGTGGCCATTGTGGCAGCAACAATGTGGGGCCAGTCACCAACACACTGCCTGACCTCCCAGGGATCCCAAGACCCAAGCTGCTGCAGCATTACCTTCATGCTGGGGTCTCTGAGTGTCTAAACTGGTCCAGAGCATTAAACAAGGATGGCTAA
- the CA2H3orf84 gene encoding uncharacterized protein C3orf84 homolog isoform X2, whose product MQSALVGSWHNTGFYGHYRGQFKSESAQEYRLAAKPQPPAVFLRRCQEPAQQHFFSKHDNRTSFDKGPYCLLQGIGRRKDLEHLWQRHTFLRWAPCELELSQQRPLESSYQANFRSGPGLSDLPQRLVHFVQIQPPRTSTTYQQNFCQPSQGGHCGSNNVGPVTNTLPDLPGIPRPKLLQHYLHAGVSECLNWSRALNKDG is encoded by the exons ATGCAAAGTGCTTTAGTAGGATCCTGG CACAACACTGGCTTTTATGGGCACTACAGAGGCCAATTCAAGAGTGAAAGTGCTCAAGAATACCGTCTTGCAGCCAAGCCCCAGCCTCCAGCAGTGTTCCTGCGGCGATGTCAG GAGCCAGCACAGCAACACTTCTTCTCCAAGCATGACAACCGTACTTCTTTCGACAAA GGCCCCTACTGCCTGCTGCAGGGAATCGGAAGGCGAAAAGACCTGGAGCACCTGTGGCAGCGGCACACCTTCCTGCGCTGGGCACCCTGTGAGCTGGAGTTGAGCCAGCAGCGGCCCCTTGAATCCTCCTACCAGGCCAATTTCCGGTCAGGCCCTGGACTCAGTGACCTCCCCCAGCGCCTTGTCCACTTTGTGCAGATCCAGCCTCCCCGTACCAGCACCACCTATCAGCAGAACTTCTGCCAACCATCCCAGGGTGGCCATTGTGGCAGCAACAATGTGGGGCCAGTCACCAACACACTGCCTGACCTCCCAGGGATCCCAAGACCCAAGCTGCTGCAGCATTACCTTCATGCTGGGGTCTCTGAGTGTCTAAACTGGTCCAGAGCATTAAACAAGGATGGCTAA
- the CA2H3orf84 gene encoding uncharacterized protein C3orf84 homolog isoform X3 — protein MQSALVGSWHNTGFYGHYRGQFKSESAQEYRLAAKPQPPAVFLRRCQEPAQQHFFSKHDNRTSFDKGIGRRKDLEHLWQRHTFLRWAPCELELSQQRPLESSYQANFRSGPGLSDLPQRLVHFVQIQPPRTSTTYQQNFCQPSQGGHCGSNNVGPVTNTLPDLPGIPRPKLLQHYLHAGVSECLNWSRALNKDG, from the exons ATGCAAAGTGCTTTAGTAGGATCCTGG CACAACACTGGCTTTTATGGGCACTACAGAGGCCAATTCAAGAGTGAAAGTGCTCAAGAATACCGTCTTGCAGCCAAGCCCCAGCCTCCAGCAGTGTTCCTGCGGCGATGTCAG GAGCCAGCACAGCAACACTTCTTCTCCAAGCATGACAACCGTACTTCTTTCGACAAA GGAATCGGAAGGCGAAAAGACCTGGAGCACCTGTGGCAGCGGCACACCTTCCTGCGCTGGGCACCCTGTGAGCTGGAGTTGAGCCAGCAGCGGCCCCTTGAATCCTCCTACCAGGCCAATTTCCGGTCAGGCCCTGGACTCAGTGACCTCCCCCAGCGCCTTGTCCACTTTGTGCAGATCCAGCCTCCCCGTACCAGCACCACCTATCAGCAGAACTTCTGCCAACCATCCCAGGGTGGCCATTGTGGCAGCAACAATGTGGGGCCAGTCACCAACACACTGCCTGACCTCCCAGGGATCCCAAGACCCAAGCTGCTGCAGCATTACCTTCATGCTGGGGTCTCTGAGTGTCTAAACTGGTCCAGAGCATTAAACAAGGATGGCTAA
- the CA2H3orf84 gene encoding uncharacterized protein C3orf84 homolog isoform X8, with protein sequence MQSALVGSWEPAQQHFFSKHDNRTSFDKEGPYCLLQGIGRRKDLEHLWQRHTFLRWAPCELELSQQRPLESSYQANFRSGPGLSDLPQRLVHFVQIQPPRTSTTYQQNFCQPSQGGHCGSNNVGPVTNTLPDLPGIPRPKLLQHYLHAGVSECLNWSRALNKDG encoded by the exons ATGCAAAGTGCTTTAGTAGGATCCTGG GAGCCAGCACAGCAACACTTCTTCTCCAAGCATGACAACCGTACTTCTTTCGACAAA GAGGGCCCCTACTGCCTGCTGCAGGGAATCGGAAGGCGAAAAGACCTGGAGCACCTGTGGCAGCGGCACACCTTCCTGCGCTGGGCACCCTGTGAGCTGGAGTTGAGCCAGCAGCGGCCCCTTGAATCCTCCTACCAGGCCAATTTCCGGTCAGGCCCTGGACTCAGTGACCTCCCCCAGCGCCTTGTCCACTTTGTGCAGATCCAGCCTCCCCGTACCAGCACCACCTATCAGCAGAACTTCTGCCAACCATCCCAGGGTGGCCATTGTGGCAGCAACAATGTGGGGCCAGTCACCAACACACTGCCTGACCTCCCAGGGATCCCAAGACCCAAGCTGCTGCAGCATTACCTTCATGCTGGGGTCTCTGAGTGTCTAAACTGGTCCAGAGCATTAAACAAGGATGGCTAA
- the CA2H3orf84 gene encoding uncharacterized protein C3orf84 homolog isoform X1 → MQSALVGSWHNTGFYGHYRGQFKSESAQEYRLAAKPQPPAVFLRRCQEPAQQHFFSKHDNRTSFDKEGPYCLLQGIGRRKDLEHLWQRHTFLRWAPCELELSQQRPLESSYQANFRSGPGLSDLPQRLVHFVQIQPPRTSTTYQQNFCQPSQGGHCGSNNVGPVTNTLPDLPGIPRPKLLQHYLHAGVSECLNWSRALNKDG, encoded by the exons ATGCAAAGTGCTTTAGTAGGATCCTGG CACAACACTGGCTTTTATGGGCACTACAGAGGCCAATTCAAGAGTGAAAGTGCTCAAGAATACCGTCTTGCAGCCAAGCCCCAGCCTCCAGCAGTGTTCCTGCGGCGATGTCAG GAGCCAGCACAGCAACACTTCTTCTCCAAGCATGACAACCGTACTTCTTTCGACAAA GAGGGCCCCTACTGCCTGCTGCAGGGAATCGGAAGGCGAAAAGACCTGGAGCACCTGTGGCAGCGGCACACCTTCCTGCGCTGGGCACCCTGTGAGCTGGAGTTGAGCCAGCAGCGGCCCCTTGAATCCTCCTACCAGGCCAATTTCCGGTCAGGCCCTGGACTCAGTGACCTCCCCCAGCGCCTTGTCCACTTTGTGCAGATCCAGCCTCCCCGTACCAGCACCACCTATCAGCAGAACTTCTGCCAACCATCCCAGGGTGGCCATTGTGGCAGCAACAATGTGGGGCCAGTCACCAACACACTGCCTGACCTCCCAGGGATCCCAAGACCCAAGCTGCTGCAGCATTACCTTCATGCTGGGGTCTCTGAGTGTCTAAACTGGTCCAGAGCATTAAACAAGGATGGCTAA
- the CA2H3orf84 gene encoding uncharacterized protein C3orf84 homolog isoform X6 — protein sequence MSGLSSGQREGSLEPAQQHFFSKHDNRTSFDKEGPYCLLQGIGRRKDLEHLWQRHTFLRWAPCELELSQQRPLESSYQANFRSGPGLSDLPQRLVHFVQIQPPRTSTTYQQNFCQPSQGGHCGSNNVGPVTNTLPDLPGIPRPKLLQHYLHAGVSECLNWSRALNKDG from the exons ATGTCAG GGCTTTCCAGTGGCCAGAGGGAAGGCAGCCTG GAGCCAGCACAGCAACACTTCTTCTCCAAGCATGACAACCGTACTTCTTTCGACAAA GAGGGCCCCTACTGCCTGCTGCAGGGAATCGGAAGGCGAAAAGACCTGGAGCACCTGTGGCAGCGGCACACCTTCCTGCGCTGGGCACCCTGTGAGCTGGAGTTGAGCCAGCAGCGGCCCCTTGAATCCTCCTACCAGGCCAATTTCCGGTCAGGCCCTGGACTCAGTGACCTCCCCCAGCGCCTTGTCCACTTTGTGCAGATCCAGCCTCCCCGTACCAGCACCACCTATCAGCAGAACTTCTGCCAACCATCCCAGGGTGGCCATTGTGGCAGCAACAATGTGGGGCCAGTCACCAACACACTGCCTGACCTCCCAGGGATCCCAAGACCCAAGCTGCTGCAGCATTACCTTCATGCTGGGGTCTCTGAGTGTCTAAACTGGTCCAGAGCATTAAACAAGGATGGCTAA
- the CA2H3orf84 gene encoding uncharacterized protein C3orf84 homolog isoform X7 → MSGLSSGQREGSLEPAQQHFFSKHDNRTSFDKGPYCLLQGIGRRKDLEHLWQRHTFLRWAPCELELSQQRPLESSYQANFRSGPGLSDLPQRLVHFVQIQPPRTSTTYQQNFCQPSQGGHCGSNNVGPVTNTLPDLPGIPRPKLLQHYLHAGVSECLNWSRALNKDG, encoded by the exons ATGTCAG GGCTTTCCAGTGGCCAGAGGGAAGGCAGCCTG GAGCCAGCACAGCAACACTTCTTCTCCAAGCATGACAACCGTACTTCTTTCGACAAA GGCCCCTACTGCCTGCTGCAGGGAATCGGAAGGCGAAAAGACCTGGAGCACCTGTGGCAGCGGCACACCTTCCTGCGCTGGGCACCCTGTGAGCTGGAGTTGAGCCAGCAGCGGCCCCTTGAATCCTCCTACCAGGCCAATTTCCGGTCAGGCCCTGGACTCAGTGACCTCCCCCAGCGCCTTGTCCACTTTGTGCAGATCCAGCCTCCCCGTACCAGCACCACCTATCAGCAGAACTTCTGCCAACCATCCCAGGGTGGCCATTGTGGCAGCAACAATGTGGGGCCAGTCACCAACACACTGCCTGACCTCCCAGGGATCCCAAGACCCAAGCTGCTGCAGCATTACCTTCATGCTGGGGTCTCTGAGTGTCTAAACTGGTCCAGAGCATTAAACAAGGATGGCTAA
- the CA2H3orf84 gene encoding uncharacterized protein C3orf84 homolog isoform X5, with product MQRNRWLSSGQREGSLEPAQQHFFSKHDNRTSFDKGPYCLLQGIGRRKDLEHLWQRHTFLRWAPCELELSQQRPLESSYQANFRSGPGLSDLPQRLVHFVQIQPPRTSTTYQQNFCQPSQGGHCGSNNVGPVTNTLPDLPGIPRPKLLQHYLHAGVSECLNWSRALNKDG from the exons ATGCAAAGGAATAGAT GGCTTTCCAGTGGCCAGAGGGAAGGCAGCCTG GAGCCAGCACAGCAACACTTCTTCTCCAAGCATGACAACCGTACTTCTTTCGACAAA GGCCCCTACTGCCTGCTGCAGGGAATCGGAAGGCGAAAAGACCTGGAGCACCTGTGGCAGCGGCACACCTTCCTGCGCTGGGCACCCTGTGAGCTGGAGTTGAGCCAGCAGCGGCCCCTTGAATCCTCCTACCAGGCCAATTTCCGGTCAGGCCCTGGACTCAGTGACCTCCCCCAGCGCCTTGTCCACTTTGTGCAGATCCAGCCTCCCCGTACCAGCACCACCTATCAGCAGAACTTCTGCCAACCATCCCAGGGTGGCCATTGTGGCAGCAACAATGTGGGGCCAGTCACCAACACACTGCCTGACCTCCCAGGGATCCCAAGACCCAAGCTGCTGCAGCATTACCTTCATGCTGGGGTCTCTGAGTGTCTAAACTGGTCCAGAGCATTAAACAAGGATGGCTAA
- the CA2H3orf84 gene encoding uncharacterized protein C3orf84 homolog isoform X4, protein MQRNRWLSSGQREGSLEPAQQHFFSKHDNRTSFDKEGPYCLLQGIGRRKDLEHLWQRHTFLRWAPCELELSQQRPLESSYQANFRSGPGLSDLPQRLVHFVQIQPPRTSTTYQQNFCQPSQGGHCGSNNVGPVTNTLPDLPGIPRPKLLQHYLHAGVSECLNWSRALNKDG, encoded by the exons ATGCAAAGGAATAGAT GGCTTTCCAGTGGCCAGAGGGAAGGCAGCCTG GAGCCAGCACAGCAACACTTCTTCTCCAAGCATGACAACCGTACTTCTTTCGACAAA GAGGGCCCCTACTGCCTGCTGCAGGGAATCGGAAGGCGAAAAGACCTGGAGCACCTGTGGCAGCGGCACACCTTCCTGCGCTGGGCACCCTGTGAGCTGGAGTTGAGCCAGCAGCGGCCCCTTGAATCCTCCTACCAGGCCAATTTCCGGTCAGGCCCTGGACTCAGTGACCTCCCCCAGCGCCTTGTCCACTTTGTGCAGATCCAGCCTCCCCGTACCAGCACCACCTATCAGCAGAACTTCTGCCAACCATCCCAGGGTGGCCATTGTGGCAGCAACAATGTGGGGCCAGTCACCAACACACTGCCTGACCTCCCAGGGATCCCAAGACCCAAGCTGCTGCAGCATTACCTTCATGCTGGGGTCTCTGAGTGTCTAAACTGGTCCAGAGCATTAAACAAGGATGGCTAA
- the CA2H3orf84 gene encoding uncharacterized protein C3orf84 homolog isoform X10 produces MQRNRWLSSGQREGSLEPAQQHFFSKHDNRTSFDKGIGRRKDLEHLWQRHTFLRWAPCELELSQQRPLESSYQANFRSGPGLSDLPQRLVHFVQIQPPRTSTTYQQNFCQPSQGGHCGSNNVGPVTNTLPDLPGIPRPKLLQHYLHAGVSECLNWSRALNKDG; encoded by the exons ATGCAAAGGAATAGAT GGCTTTCCAGTGGCCAGAGGGAAGGCAGCCTG GAGCCAGCACAGCAACACTTCTTCTCCAAGCATGACAACCGTACTTCTTTCGACAAA GGAATCGGAAGGCGAAAAGACCTGGAGCACCTGTGGCAGCGGCACACCTTCCTGCGCTGGGCACCCTGTGAGCTGGAGTTGAGCCAGCAGCGGCCCCTTGAATCCTCCTACCAGGCCAATTTCCGGTCAGGCCCTGGACTCAGTGACCTCCCCCAGCGCCTTGTCCACTTTGTGCAGATCCAGCCTCCCCGTACCAGCACCACCTATCAGCAGAACTTCTGCCAACCATCCCAGGGTGGCCATTGTGGCAGCAACAATGTGGGGCCAGTCACCAACACACTGCCTGACCTCCCAGGGATCCCAAGACCCAAGCTGCTGCAGCATTACCTTCATGCTGGGGTCTCTGAGTGTCTAAACTGGTCCAGAGCATTAAACAAGGATGGCTAA
- the KLHDC8B gene encoding kelch domain-containing protein 8B isoform X2, giving the protein MATGGGRAFAWQVFPPMPTCRVYGTVAYQDGHLLVLGGCGRAGLPLDTAETLDMASHTWLTLAPLPTARAGAAAVVLGKQVLVVGGVDEGQSPVAAVEAFLADEGRWERRATLPQAAMGVATVERGGRQGKLPVTAFEAFDLEACTWTRHPSLPSRRAFAGCAMAEGNVFSLGGLQQPGPHNFYSRPHFVNTVEMFDLEHGSWTKLPRSLRMRDKRADFVVGSLGGHIMAIGGLGNQPCPLGSVEGFSLARRRWEALPAMPTARCSCSSLQAGPRLFVIGGVAQGPSQAVEALCLRDGV; this is encoded by the exons ATGGCTACAGGAGGTGGCCGGGCCTTTGCTTGGCAGGTGTTCCCACCCATGCCCACCTGCCGGGTGTATGGCACAGTGGCATACCAGGATGGGCACCTGCTAGTGTTGGGGGGCTGTGGCCGGGCTGGACTGCCCCTGGACACTGCTGAGACACTGGACATGGCCTCACATACATGGCTCACACTGGCACCCCTGCCCACTGCCCGGGCTGGTGCGGCTGCTGTGGTGCTGGGCAAGCAGGTGCTAGTGGTGGGCGGTGTGGATGAGGGCCAGAGCCCTGTAGCTGCTGTGGAGGCCTTCCTGGCTGATGAGGGCCGCTGGGAGCGTCGGGCCACCCTCCCTCAGGCAGCCATGGGGGTTGCAACTGTGGAGAGAG GGGGCCGCCAGGGAAAGCTCCCAGTGACTGCTTTTGAGGCTTTTGATCTGGAGGCCTGTACCTGGACCCGGCACCCAAGCCTGCCCAGCCGCCGAGCCTTTGCCGGCTGTGCCATGGCAGAAGGCAACGTCTTTAGCCTGGGTGGCCTGCAGCAGCCTGGGCCCCACAATTTCTACTCCCGCCCACATTTTGTCAACACTGTGGAGATGTTCGACCTGGAACATG GGTCCTGGACCAAGCTGCCCCGCAGCCTGCGCATGAGGGATAAGAGGGCCGACTTTGTGGTTGGCTCCCTTGGGGGCCACATCATGGCCATTGGGGGCCTTG GAAACCAGCCGTGCCCTCTGGGCTCCGTGGAGGGCTTCAGCCTTGCACGGCGGCGCTGGGAGGCCCTGCCTGCCATGCCCACAGCCCGCTGCTCCTGTTCTAGTCTGCAGGCTGGGCCCCGGCTGTTTGTCATTGGGGGTGTGGCCCAGGGTCCTAGCCAAGCTGTGGAGGCACTGTGTCTGCGTGATGGGGTCTGA
- the KLHDC8B gene encoding kelch domain-containing protein 8B isoform X1, producing the protein MATGGGRAFAWQVFPPMPTCRVYGTVAYQDGHLLVLGGCGRAGLPLDTAETLDMASHTWLTLAPLPTARAGAAAVVLGKQVLVVGGVDEGQSPVAAVEAFLADEGRWERRATLPQAAMGVATVERDGMVYALGGMGPDTAPQAQVRVYEPRRDCWLSLPSMPTPCYGASTFLHGNKIYVLGGRQGKLPVTAFEAFDLEACTWTRHPSLPSRRAFAGCAMAEGNVFSLGGLQQPGPHNFYSRPHFVNTVEMFDLEHGSWTKLPRSLRMRDKRADFVVGSLGGHIMAIGGLGNQPCPLGSVEGFSLARRRWEALPAMPTARCSCSSLQAGPRLFVIGGVAQGPSQAVEALCLRDGV; encoded by the exons ATGGCTACAGGAGGTGGCCGGGCCTTTGCTTGGCAGGTGTTCCCACCCATGCCCACCTGCCGGGTGTATGGCACAGTGGCATACCAGGATGGGCACCTGCTAGTGTTGGGGGGCTGTGGCCGGGCTGGACTGCCCCTGGACACTGCTGAGACACTGGACATGGCCTCACATACATGGCTCACACTGGCACCCCTGCCCACTGCCCGGGCTGGTGCGGCTGCTGTGGTGCTGGGCAAGCAGGTGCTAGTGGTGGGCGGTGTGGATGAGGGCCAGAGCCCTGTAGCTGCTGTGGAGGCCTTCCTGGCTGATGAGGGCCGCTGGGAGCGTCGGGCCACCCTCCCTCAGGCAGCCATGGGGGTTGCAACTGTGGAGAGAG ATGGTATGGTGTATGCTCTGGGGGGAATGGGTCCTGACACGGCCCCCCAGGCCCAAGTTCGGGTGTATGAGCCCAGGCGGGACTGCTGGCTTTCACTACCCTCCATGCCCACACCCTGCTACGGGGCTTCCACCTTCCTGCACGGGAACAAGATCTATGTCCTGG GGGGCCGCCAGGGAAAGCTCCCAGTGACTGCTTTTGAGGCTTTTGATCTGGAGGCCTGTACCTGGACCCGGCACCCAAGCCTGCCCAGCCGCCGAGCCTTTGCCGGCTGTGCCATGGCAGAAGGCAACGTCTTTAGCCTGGGTGGCCTGCAGCAGCCTGGGCCCCACAATTTCTACTCCCGCCCACATTTTGTCAACACTGTGGAGATGTTCGACCTGGAACATG GGTCCTGGACCAAGCTGCCCCGCAGCCTGCGCATGAGGGATAAGAGGGCCGACTTTGTGGTTGGCTCCCTTGGGGGCCACATCATGGCCATTGGGGGCCTTG GAAACCAGCCGTGCCCTCTGGGCTCCGTGGAGGGCTTCAGCCTTGCACGGCGGCGCTGGGAGGCCCTGCCTGCCATGCCCACAGCCCGCTGCTCCTGTTCTAGTCTGCAGGCTGGGCCCCGGCTGTTTGTCATTGGGGGTGTGGCCCAGGGTCCTAGCCAAGCTGTGGAGGCACTGTGTCTGCGTGATGGGGTCTGA